The Mycobacterium seoulense genome has a window encoding:
- a CDS encoding helix-turn-helix transcriptional regulator produces the protein MVDRSPELRHTGVVKIRTGLDDADARAAAAAVPDRHTRRAIVRLLLESGSITAGEIGDRLGLAAAGVRRHLDALVEAGDAESVPAASWQQVGRGRPAKRFRLTAAGRAKLEHAYDDLAAAAMRQLREIGGEDAVQTFARRRIDAILAGVPAADSDEDAAVEAAAERVADALTQAGYVATTARVGGPIHGVQICQHHCPVSHVAEEFPELCEAEQQAMAEVLGTHVQRLATIVNGNCACTTHVPLTPAPSPRRDTTSIEGASL, from the coding sequence TTGGTGGACCGATCCCCGGAATTGCGTCACACTGGTGTTGTGAAAATCCGAACCGGCCTCGATGACGCTGACGCGCGCGCGGCGGCCGCGGCGGTGCCGGATCGCCACACCCGCCGCGCCATCGTGCGCTTGCTGCTGGAGTCCGGATCGATCACCGCCGGCGAGATCGGCGACCGGCTCGGGCTGGCGGCCGCCGGCGTGCGGCGCCATCTCGACGCCCTGGTCGAGGCGGGCGACGCCGAGTCGGTGCCCGCAGCGTCGTGGCAGCAGGTGGGGCGTGGCCGCCCCGCCAAGCGTTTCCGGCTGACGGCGGCGGGCCGCGCCAAGCTCGAACACGCCTATGACGACCTGGCGGCGGCGGCCATGCGGCAGCTGCGCGAGATCGGCGGGGAGGACGCCGTCCAGACATTCGCCCGGCGCCGCATCGACGCGATCCTCGCCGGCGTCCCGGCCGCCGACAGCGACGAGGACGCCGCGGTCGAGGCGGCCGCCGAGCGCGTCGCCGACGCGCTGACCCAGGCCGGTTACGTCGCCACCACGGCACGCGTCGGCGGGCCGATCCACGGCGTGCAGATCTGTCAGCACCACTGCCCGGTGTCGCACGTCGCCGAGGAGTTCCCGGAGCTGTGTGAAGCCGAGCAGCAGGCCATGGCCGAGGTGCTCGGGACCCACGTGCAGCGGTTGGCGACCATCGTCAACGGGAATTGCGCCTGCACCACCCACGTGCCTCTGACCCCGGCGCCCAGCCCGCGTCGCGACACCACGAGCATCGAAGGAGCGTCGTTATGA
- the sufB gene encoding Fe-S cluster assembly protein SufB — protein sequence MTLTPEAQQAFQTGAAGPLTQEQAIASLGRYGYGWSDSDVAGASAQRGLSEAVVRDISAKKNEPEWMLETRLKALRIFDKKPMPNWGSDLSGIHFDNIKYFVRSSEKQAATWDDLPADIKNTYDKLGIPEAEKQRLVSGVAAQYESEVVYHSIREDLEKQGVIFLDTDTALREHPEIFQQYFGTVIPAGDNKFSALNTAVWSGGSFIYVPPGVHVDIPLQAYFRINTENMGQFERTLIIVDENAYVHYVEGCTAPIYTSDSLHSAVVEIIVKPGGRCRYTTIQNWSNNVYNLVTKRARAEAGATMEWVDGNIGSKVTMKYPAVWMTGEHAKGEVLSVAFAGEGQHQDAGAKMLHLAPNTSSNIVSKSVARGGGRTSYRGLVQVNKGAHGSRSSVKCDALLVDTISRSDTYPYVDIREDDVTMGHEATVSKVSDNQLFYLMSRGLTEDEAMAMVVRGFVEPIAKELPMEYALELNRLIELQMEGAVG from the coding sequence ATGACCCTCACCCCCGAGGCCCAGCAGGCCTTCCAAACAGGAGCGGCCGGCCCGTTGACTCAGGAGCAGGCCATCGCCTCCCTGGGCCGCTACGGCTACGGCTGGTCCGACTCCGACGTCGCGGGCGCCAGCGCGCAGCGCGGGCTTTCCGAGGCGGTGGTCCGCGACATCTCGGCGAAGAAGAACGAGCCCGAGTGGATGCTGGAGACACGGCTCAAGGCGCTGCGCATCTTCGACAAGAAGCCCATGCCGAACTGGGGCTCGGACCTGAGCGGTATCCACTTCGACAACATCAAGTACTTCGTGCGCTCCAGCGAAAAGCAGGCCGCAACCTGGGACGATCTCCCCGCGGACATCAAGAACACCTACGACAAGCTGGGCATCCCGGAGGCCGAGAAGCAGCGGCTGGTCTCCGGTGTCGCCGCGCAGTACGAGTCGGAAGTCGTCTACCACTCCATCCGAGAGGACCTGGAGAAGCAGGGCGTCATCTTCCTGGACACCGACACGGCGCTGCGCGAACACCCCGAGATCTTCCAGCAGTACTTCGGCACCGTGATCCCGGCCGGCGACAACAAGTTCTCCGCCCTGAACACCGCGGTGTGGAGCGGCGGATCGTTCATCTACGTCCCGCCCGGCGTGCACGTCGACATCCCGCTGCAGGCCTACTTCCGGATCAACACCGAGAACATGGGCCAGTTCGAGCGGACCCTGATCATCGTCGACGAAAACGCTTACGTGCATTACGTGGAGGGCTGCACGGCGCCCATCTACACGTCGGACTCGCTGCACTCGGCGGTGGTGGAGATCATCGTCAAGCCGGGTGGCCGTTGCCGTTACACCACGATTCAGAACTGGTCGAACAACGTCTACAACCTGGTCACCAAGCGGGCCCGCGCGGAGGCCGGGGCCACCATGGAGTGGGTCGACGGCAACATCGGGTCCAAGGTGACCATGAAATACCCGGCGGTGTGGATGACCGGGGAGCACGCCAAGGGCGAGGTCTTGTCGGTCGCCTTCGCCGGGGAGGGGCAGCACCAAGACGCCGGCGCCAAGATGTTGCACCTGGCGCCGAACACGTCGAGCAACATCGTCTCGAAGTCGGTGGCCCGCGGCGGTGGCCGCACCTCCTACCGCGGCCTGGTGCAGGTGAACAAGGGCGCGCACGGCTCCCGGTCCAGCGTGAAATGCGATGCGCTGCTGGTCGATACGATCAGCCGCAGCGACACCTACCCCTACGTCGACATCCGCGAGGACGACGTCACGATGGGCCACGAGGCCACGGTGTCCAAGGTGAGCGACAACCAGCTGTTCTACCTGATGAGCCGCGGGCTGACCGAGGACGAGGCGATGGCGATGGTGGTGCGCGGCTTCGTCGAGCCGATCGCCAAGGAACTGCCCATGGAGTACGCCCTGGAGCTCAACCGGCTCATCGAGTTGCAGATGGAGGGCGCGGTCGGATGA
- the sufU gene encoding Fe-S cluster assembly sulfur transfer protein SufU, with protein sequence MTVRMEQMYQDVILDHYKHPQHRGLREPFGAQVHHVNPVCGDEVTLRVALSDDGERVADVSYDGQGCSISQAATSVLTQQVIGQAVPDALETITAFTDMVSSRGTIEGDEEILGDGIAFAGVAKYPARVKCALLGWMAFKDALAQACADRDADFEEDKDERDRRIG encoded by the coding sequence ATGACAGTGCGCATGGAGCAGATGTATCAGGACGTGATCCTCGATCACTACAAGCATCCGCAGCACCGCGGCCTGCGCGAGCCGTTCGGTGCGCAGGTCCACCACGTCAACCCGGTCTGCGGCGACGAGGTGACCCTGCGGGTCGCGCTGTCGGACGACGGGGAGCGCGTCGCGGACGTCTCCTATGACGGCCAGGGCTGCTCGATCAGCCAGGCGGCGACGTCGGTGCTCACCCAGCAGGTGATCGGTCAGGCGGTGCCCGATGCGCTCGAGACCATCACCGCCTTCACCGACATGGTGTCCTCCCGCGGCACCATCGAGGGCGACGAGGAAATTCTCGGCGACGGGATCGCATTCGCCGGGGTGGCCAAATATCCGGCCCGGGTGAAATGCGCGCTGCTGGGCTGGATGGCGTTCAAGGACGCATTGGCCCAGGCTTGCGCGGACAGGGACGCGGACTTCGAGGAGGACAAGGATGAGCGAGACCGCCGCATTGGGTGA
- a CDS encoding DUF5666 domain-containing protein, translating into MPATSVNPRLARLALVAVIAVILLGVAMCRSSDTTTGNTAKPTAAAAAPPSAAPPSAAPPPAPPPVGKDYVEGMVQSVAGDKIQLRTRGGSATVDFAPATPVFQVAPANLPDVTPGSCVNVRATPQSSPAAGVTAQTVMITTAVDGKCPPPAGFYGTVASVSGNTIAVNGIGPGGPTTVTVTDATSYKKQTISNTQAITNGTCMGAQGTNDGGALQATTISLQACPPMGHPHHHLHLPHLPFHL; encoded by the coding sequence ATGCCTGCCACGTCGGTGAACCCGCGGTTGGCGCGGCTCGCGCTCGTCGCCGTCATCGCGGTGATCCTGCTGGGCGTCGCCATGTGCCGGTCGAGCGACACGACCACCGGCAATACCGCCAAACCGACGGCCGCCGCCGCGGCCCCGCCCAGCGCGGCGCCGCCGAGCGCGGCGCCGCCCCCGGCGCCCCCACCCGTGGGCAAGGACTACGTCGAGGGCATGGTCCAGTCAGTGGCCGGCGACAAGATTCAGCTCAGAACACGCGGCGGTTCGGCGACCGTCGACTTCGCCCCCGCGACACCCGTCTTCCAGGTTGCCCCGGCCAACCTCCCCGATGTCACCCCGGGTAGCTGTGTCAACGTGCGAGCCACCCCGCAGAGTTCACCCGCCGCCGGCGTTACCGCGCAGACCGTCATGATCACCACGGCCGTCGACGGCAAATGCCCGCCGCCCGCCGGCTTCTACGGCACGGTCGCATCGGTGTCGGGAAACACGATCGCCGTCAACGGGATTGGGCCCGGCGGCCCCACCACGGTGACCGTCACCGACGCGACGTCCTACAAGAAGCAGACGATCAGCAACACCCAGGCGATCACGAACGGCACGTGCATGGGGGCTCAGGGGACGAACGACGGCGGGGCGCTGCAGGCGACGACCATCAGCCTGCAAGCGTGCCCCCCGATGGGGCACCCGCACCACCACCTGCACCTGCCGCACCTGCCCTTCCACCTCTAG
- the sufC gene encoding Fe-S cluster assembly ATPase SufC codes for MTTLEIKDLHVSVEDHNAPEGNREIPILNGVNLTVNSGETHAVMGPNGSGKSTLSYAIAGHPKYEVTSGSITLDGQNVLDMSVDERARAGLFLAMQYPVEVPGVSMSNFLRSAATAVRGEPPKLRHWVKEVKAAMADLDIDPAFAERSVNEGFSGGEKKRHEILQLGLLRPKIAILDETDSGLDVDALRVVSEGVNRYAEAEHGGILLITHYTRILRYIRPQFVHVFVGGRIVESGGPELADELEENGYVRFTQSDGDDPQRPASPRSRSPRAAAAGA; via the coding sequence ATGACGACCCTGGAAATCAAAGACCTGCACGTCAGCGTCGAAGACCACAACGCCCCCGAGGGCAACCGCGAGATTCCCATCCTCAACGGCGTCAACCTGACCGTCAATTCCGGTGAGACGCATGCGGTGATGGGGCCCAACGGCTCGGGCAAGTCCACGCTGTCCTACGCCATCGCCGGTCACCCGAAGTATGAGGTGACGTCCGGGTCGATCACGCTGGACGGCCAGAACGTGCTGGACATGAGCGTCGACGAACGTGCCCGCGCCGGGTTGTTCCTGGCCATGCAGTACCCCGTCGAGGTGCCGGGGGTGTCGATGTCGAACTTCCTGCGCAGCGCCGCGACCGCCGTCCGCGGCGAACCGCCGAAACTGCGCCACTGGGTCAAGGAGGTGAAGGCCGCCATGGCCGACCTCGACATCGACCCGGCGTTCGCCGAACGCAGTGTCAACGAAGGGTTTTCCGGTGGCGAGAAGAAGCGCCACGAGATTCTTCAGCTGGGGCTGCTGAGGCCCAAGATCGCCATTCTCGACGAGACCGACTCCGGCCTGGACGTGGACGCGCTGCGCGTGGTCAGCGAGGGCGTGAATCGCTACGCCGAGGCGGAGCACGGCGGCATTCTGCTCATCACCCACTACACCCGGATCCTGCGCTACATCCGGCCGCAATTCGTGCACGTGTTCGTCGGGGGCCGCATCGTCGAGTCCGGCGGTCCGGAGCTGGCCGACGAACTCGAGGAGAACGGCTACGTGCGCTTCACGCAGAGCGATGGCGACGACCCGCAGCGCCCGGCTTCGCCGCGCTCGCGATCGCCGCGAGCGGCGGCCGCAGGGGCGTAA
- a CDS encoding cysteine desulfurase, which translates to MTATALDVDAIRADFPILKRTMRGGKQLAYLDSGATSQRPLQVLDAEREFLITSNGAVHRGAHQLMEEATDAYEQGRADVAAFVGAGADELVFTRNATEALNLASYVLGDNRFDGAVGEGDVIVTTELEHHANIVPWQELARRSGATLRWYGVTDDGRIDLDSLELDERVKVVAFSHHSNVTGAIAPVTELVDRARAVGALTVLDACQSVPHEPVDLHALGVDFAAFSGHKMLAPNGVGALYARREVLSELPPFLTGGSMIETVTMEASTYAPAPQRFEAGTPMTSQVVGLGSAARYLNAIGMDAVRAHERDLVAATLEGLAGIEGVRIIGPTTMENRGSPVSFVVDGVHAHDVGQVLDDDGVAVRVGHHCAMPLHRRFGVAATARASFAVYNTPDEVERLVAGVRRALEFFGRE; encoded by the coding sequence ATGACCGCGACAGCACTGGACGTCGACGCGATCCGCGCTGATTTTCCCATCCTGAAGCGCACCATGCGTGGCGGAAAGCAGTTGGCGTACCTCGATTCCGGCGCGACGTCGCAGCGCCCGCTGCAGGTGCTCGACGCCGAACGTGAGTTCCTGATCACCTCCAACGGCGCGGTGCATCGTGGCGCGCACCAGTTGATGGAGGAGGCGACGGACGCCTACGAGCAGGGCCGCGCGGACGTCGCGGCGTTCGTCGGCGCCGGCGCCGACGAGCTGGTCTTCACCCGCAACGCCACCGAGGCCCTCAATCTGGCGTCATACGTCCTGGGCGACAACCGCTTCGACGGTGCCGTGGGGGAGGGTGACGTCATCGTCACCACCGAGCTCGAGCACCACGCCAACATCGTCCCCTGGCAGGAGCTGGCCCGTCGCAGCGGCGCCACGCTGCGCTGGTACGGCGTGACCGACGACGGGCGGATCGACCTGGACTCGCTGGAGCTCGATGAGCGCGTGAAAGTCGTGGCCTTCAGCCATCATTCGAATGTCACCGGCGCGATCGCGCCGGTGACCGAGCTGGTCGACCGTGCCAGGGCGGTGGGCGCCCTGACGGTGCTGGACGCCTGCCAGTCGGTGCCACACGAGCCGGTCGACCTGCACGCGCTCGGCGTCGACTTCGCGGCCTTCTCCGGTCATAAGATGTTGGCCCCCAATGGGGTCGGCGCGCTCTACGCCCGGCGCGAGGTGCTCTCGGAGCTGCCGCCCTTCCTCACCGGCGGGTCGATGATCGAGACGGTGACCATGGAGGCGTCTACCTACGCCCCGGCGCCGCAACGGTTCGAGGCGGGCACCCCGATGACCTCCCAGGTGGTCGGGTTGGGTTCGGCCGCAAGGTATCTCAACGCCATCGGCATGGACGCGGTCCGGGCGCACGAGCGCGACCTGGTCGCCGCGACCCTCGAGGGACTTGCGGGCATCGAGGGCGTGCGAATCATCGGGCCGACCACCATGGAGAACCGGGGTTCGCCCGTCTCGTTCGTCGTCGACGGCGTGCACGCGCACGACGTCGGGCAGGTGCTCGACGACGACGGCGTCGCGGTCCGCGTGGGGCATCACTGCGCGATGCCGCTGCACCGGCGGTTCGGCGTGGCGGCGACGGCCCGGGCGTCGTTCGCGGTGTACAACACCCCCGACGAGGTCGAGCGTCTGGTTGCCGGCGTGCGGCGCGCGCTGGAATTCTTTGGGAGAGAATGA
- a CDS encoding acyl-CoA dehydrogenase has protein sequence MGHYIANVRDIEFNLFEVLDVGAVLGTGPYADLDEETVRTIVAEAARLAEGPVAETFAFADRNPPVFDPATHTISVAPELAKTVEAIKEAGWWRLMLDEEIGGMAAPPPLAWGVNEMIICANPSANFFCLGPLMAQALYVEGNEEQRRWAAEGVERGWAATMVLTEPDAGSDVGAGRAKAVAQPDGTWHIEGVKRFISGGDVGDTAENIFHLVLARPEGAGPGTKGLSLFYVPEYLFDPDTFELGARNGVFTTGLEHKMGIKSSPTCELTFGATDLPAVGYLVGDVHNGIAQMFTVIEHARMTIGVKAAGTLSTGYLNALAFAKERVQGADLTQMADKTAPRVTIIHHPDVRRSLMTQKAYAEGLRALYMYAAAHQEDAVAQHVSGADHQMAHRVDDLLLPIVKGVSSERAYEVLTESLQTLGGSGFLQDYPLEQYIRDSKIDSLYEGTTAIQALDFFFRKIVRDRGEALQFVTAQINATIDACDEALKPQALLLQTALDEVTAMTGALTGYLMSAAQHPSEIYKVGLGSVRYLLAVGDLLIGWRLLVQAGVAHAALADAAGNDATFYRGKVATAAFFAKNMLPKLASLRKVIESIDDEVMRVSEQAF, from the coding sequence TTGGGCCACTACATCGCAAACGTCCGCGATATCGAGTTCAACCTGTTCGAGGTCCTCGACGTCGGCGCTGTCCTGGGCACCGGACCCTACGCCGACCTCGACGAGGAGACGGTCCGGACGATCGTGGCCGAGGCCGCCCGCCTGGCCGAAGGCCCCGTCGCCGAAACGTTCGCCTTCGCCGACCGCAACCCGCCGGTGTTCGACCCGGCCACCCACACCATCAGCGTGGCGCCCGAGCTGGCCAAAACGGTGGAGGCGATCAAAGAGGCCGGCTGGTGGCGGCTGATGCTCGACGAAGAGATCGGCGGCATGGCCGCTCCGCCGCCGCTGGCGTGGGGGGTCAACGAAATGATCATCTGCGCCAACCCGTCCGCGAACTTCTTCTGCCTCGGGCCCTTGATGGCCCAGGCGCTGTACGTCGAGGGCAACGAAGAGCAACGCCGCTGGGCGGCCGAGGGCGTGGAACGCGGCTGGGCGGCGACGATGGTGCTCACCGAACCCGACGCGGGCTCCGACGTCGGGGCGGGCCGCGCCAAGGCCGTCGCACAACCCGACGGCACCTGGCATATCGAGGGCGTGAAGCGTTTCATCTCCGGTGGAGACGTGGGCGACACCGCCGAGAACATCTTCCACCTGGTGCTGGCCCGACCGGAGGGTGCCGGACCCGGAACCAAGGGACTGAGCCTGTTCTACGTGCCCGAATACCTCTTCGACCCGGACACGTTCGAACTCGGGGCCCGCAACGGCGTTTTCACCACGGGCCTGGAACACAAGATGGGGATCAAGTCCTCGCCGACCTGCGAATTGACCTTCGGCGCAACGGATCTGCCCGCCGTCGGCTACTTGGTCGGCGACGTGCACAACGGGATCGCGCAGATGTTCACCGTGATCGAGCACGCGCGCATGACGATCGGCGTGAAGGCCGCCGGGACCCTGTCCACGGGCTACCTGAACGCGTTGGCGTTCGCCAAAGAGCGGGTGCAGGGTGCGGATCTCACGCAGATGGCCGACAAGACGGCGCCGCGGGTCACCATCATCCACCACCCCGACGTGCGTCGTAGCCTGATGACGCAGAAGGCCTACGCCGAGGGCTTGCGGGCGCTGTACATGTATGCCGCCGCCCACCAGGAAGACGCTGTGGCACAACATGTTTCTGGTGCCGATCACCAGATGGCGCACCGCGTGGACGACCTGCTGTTGCCGATCGTGAAGGGCGTGAGCTCGGAGCGGGCCTACGAAGTCCTGACCGAGTCGCTGCAGACGCTCGGCGGTTCGGGCTTCCTGCAGGACTACCCCCTCGAGCAGTACATCCGTGATTCCAAGATCGATTCGCTCTACGAGGGCACCACCGCCATCCAGGCGCTGGACTTCTTCTTCCGCAAGATCGTTCGCGACCGCGGCGAGGCCCTGCAGTTCGTCACGGCTCAGATCAACGCGACCATCGACGCCTGCGACGAGGCCCTCAAGCCGCAGGCCCTGCTGCTGCAGACCGCGCTCGACGAGGTCACGGCGATGACGGGCGCATTGACCGGATACCTGATGTCCGCGGCGCAACACCCGAGCGAAATCTACAAAGTCGGGCTCGGATCGGTGCGGTACCTGCTCGCGGTGGGCGATCTGCTCATCGGCTGGCGGCTGCTGGTGCAGGCGGGGGTCGCCCACGCCGCCCTGGCCGACGCCGCCGGCAACGACGCGACGTTCTATCGGGGCAAGGTGGCGACCGCGGCGTTCTTCGCCAAGAACATGCTGCCGAAACTGGCCTCGCTGCGCAAAGTCATCGAGTCCATCGACGACGAGGTCATGCGCGTTTCCGAACAGGCGTTCTGA
- a CDS encoding DUF5666 domain-containing protein — MPASCPTPRLTRVAILAVTGATALSVAACGSSNKASPTTSTSTSTSVVTSTTTSPAPANGEARVSGLIASVAGNSVQVTQEDNATAAVNFTATTKVTEVTPAALTDVTAGNCVTVRPARGGQAGQPVTAASVKVSPSVNGTCPKPKAAAPGGSPSPAPSGAPTPPPARPAPVGGSVASVTGNTINVTGTDPSGNTTQTAVTVDDKTKYLKQSSATTDAIAQGKCLTARGTKDSSGALQATSINVRPANDGKCGGPAKPPHAHG; from the coding sequence ATGCCTGCCAGCTGTCCAACGCCCCGGCTCACCCGGGTGGCGATCCTCGCGGTCACCGGCGCCACCGCGCTGTCGGTCGCCGCGTGCGGCTCGTCCAACAAAGCGAGCCCGACGACGTCGACCTCGACGTCCACCTCGGTGGTGACCTCGACCACGACATCGCCGGCACCGGCCAACGGAGAAGCCCGGGTCAGCGGCCTGATCGCCTCGGTGGCGGGCAATTCCGTTCAGGTGACCCAGGAGGACAACGCCACCGCCGCCGTGAACTTCACGGCGACGACCAAGGTCACCGAGGTCACCCCGGCCGCACTCACCGACGTCACCGCGGGCAACTGCGTCACTGTGCGGCCCGCCAGGGGAGGGCAGGCCGGGCAGCCCGTCACCGCGGCGTCGGTGAAGGTCAGCCCGTCGGTCAACGGCACCTGCCCCAAGCCCAAGGCGGCTGCACCCGGTGGTTCACCCAGCCCGGCCCCGTCCGGGGCGCCGACGCCGCCGCCGGCACGGCCCGCCCCGGTCGGGGGCTCGGTGGCTTCGGTTACCGGTAACACCATCAATGTCACGGGCACCGACCCGAGCGGCAACACCACCCAGACGGCCGTGACGGTCGACGACAAGACCAAATACCTGAAGCAGTCGTCCGCCACCACGGACGCGATCGCGCAGGGCAAATGCCTGACCGCGCGCGGAACCAAGGACAGCAGTGGCGCGCTGCAGGCGACCAGCATCAACGTCCGGCCGGCCAACGACGGCAAATGCGGCGGCCCGGCCAAGCCACCGCACGCCCACGGCTGA
- a CDS encoding metal-sulfur cluster assembly factor → MSETAALGDEFLADLEEAMRDVVDPELGINVVDLGLVYGLNVEEGDEGTVALIDMTLTSAACPLTDVIEDQSRSALVSSGLVDDLRINWVWNPPWGPDKITEDGREQLRALGFTV, encoded by the coding sequence ATGAGCGAGACCGCCGCATTGGGTGACGAATTTCTTGCCGACCTCGAGGAGGCGATGCGCGACGTCGTCGACCCCGAACTGGGCATCAACGTCGTCGATCTCGGACTGGTCTACGGCCTCAACGTCGAAGAGGGCGACGAGGGAACCGTCGCCCTCATCGACATGACGTTGACCTCGGCGGCCTGCCCGCTGACCGACGTCATCGAGGACCAGTCCCGCAGCGCGCTCGTCAGCAGCGGGCTGGTCGACGACCTGCGGATCAACTGGGTCTGGAACCCGCCGTGGGGTCCCGACAAGATCACCGAGGACGGGCGTGAACAATTGCGGGCGCTCGGTTTCACCGTCTGA
- the sufD gene encoding Fe-S cluster assembly protein SufD, whose translation MTAALNKGELFASFDVDAFEVPSGRDEIWRFTPLRRLRGLHDGSAQATGKAQISVTEQPGVRVESVRRGDERLGRAGVPTDRVAAQAFSSFNSATLVSVGRDTQIAEPINITVTGPGAGAVAYGHLQISVAELGEAVVVIDHRGSGTYADNVEFIVDDAARLTVVWIADWADDMVHVNAQHARLGKDAVLRHVAVTLGGEVVRMSAHVRYAAPGGDAELLGLYFADDGQHLEARLLVDHAQPHCKSNVLYKGALQGDPASQRPDAHTVWIGDVLIRAEATDTDTFEVNRNLVLTDGARADSVPNLEIETGEIVGAGHASATGRFDDEQLFYLRARGIPEDQARRLVVRGFFGEIIAKIAVPDIRERLTAAIEHELEITEKTAAS comes from the coding sequence ATGACGGCTGCACTCAACAAGGGCGAGTTGTTCGCGTCCTTCGACGTCGACGCTTTCGAGGTGCCCAGCGGGCGCGACGAGATCTGGCGGTTCACCCCGCTGCGGCGGCTGCGCGGGCTGCACGACGGCTCGGCGCAGGCCACCGGTAAGGCGCAGATCAGCGTCACCGAACAGCCCGGCGTGCGGGTCGAGAGCGTGCGCCGCGGCGACGAGCGGCTCGGCCGCGCCGGTGTTCCTACCGACCGTGTTGCGGCGCAAGCGTTTTCGTCGTTCAATTCCGCGACGCTGGTGAGCGTCGGGCGGGACACCCAGATCGCCGAGCCGATCAACATCACCGTGACGGGCCCCGGGGCGGGCGCGGTGGCCTACGGGCACCTGCAGATCAGCGTCGCCGAACTCGGCGAGGCGGTCGTGGTGATCGACCATCGGGGCAGCGGAACCTACGCCGACAACGTCGAATTCATCGTCGACGATGCCGCCCGGCTCACCGTTGTGTGGATCGCGGACTGGGCCGACGACATGGTGCACGTCAACGCGCAGCACGCCAGGCTGGGCAAGGACGCGGTGCTGCGGCACGTCGCCGTCACCCTGGGCGGCGAGGTGGTGCGGATGTCGGCCCATGTGCGCTACGCCGCCCCGGGCGGAGACGCCGAGCTGCTCGGGTTGTACTTCGCCGACGACGGGCAGCACCTGGAGGCGCGGCTGCTGGTCGACCACGCGCAGCCCCACTGCAAGTCCAACGTGCTGTACAAGGGTGCGCTGCAAGGAGACCCGGCATCGCAACGACCCGACGCGCACACCGTCTGGATCGGTGACGTGCTGATCCGCGCCGAGGCCACCGACACCGACACCTTCGAGGTGAACCGCAACCTGGTACTCACCGACGGGGCGCGCGCCGACTCGGTGCCCAACCTGGAGATCGAGACCGGCGAGATCGTCGGCGCCGGACACGCCAGTGCCACCGGGCGTTTCGACGACGAGCAATTGTTTTACCTGCGCGCCCGCGGCATCCCCGAGGACCAGGCGCGCCGGCTGGTGGTGCGCGGCTTCTTCGGCGAGATCATCGCCAAGATCGCCGTGCCGGACATCCGGGAACGCCTGACCGCAGCCATCGAACACGAACTGGAAATCACGGAGAAGACAGCAGCCTCATGA
- a CDS encoding HugZ family pyridoxamine 5'-phosphate oxidase, whose amino-acid sequence MAISDHGDPGDAPSAPPPLCPPANDARPSAAEQARTIAAATNAATLATLTADGDPWASLVAYGLLDGMPVLCVSSLAEHGRNLARDPRASLSIVAASGDTDPLAGSRITLAGVVAKPTASERDEARAAYLDAVPAARHYLDFSDFSLWVLRVQRVRWVGGYGRMDSATGDQYATASPDPVAPAAARALAHLNADHADALAAMARTFGGYPDTDTAICTGVDRYGLDLRVHTPRGVAYTRVGFPARLESADQLRSATADLARAAEPARGTGC is encoded by the coding sequence GTGGCGATCAGCGACCATGGCGACCCCGGGGACGCACCGTCTGCGCCCCCGCCCCTGTGCCCACCGGCGAACGACGCGCGCCCGTCCGCCGCGGAGCAGGCCCGCACCATCGCCGCCGCCACCAACGCCGCCACGTTGGCGACCTTGACCGCCGACGGCGACCCGTGGGCGTCGTTAGTGGCCTATGGACTGCTGGATGGGATGCCGGTGCTGTGCGTCTCGAGCCTGGCCGAGCACGGCCGCAACCTCGCGCGCGACCCGAGGGCCAGCCTGTCGATCGTGGCGGCGAGCGGCGACACCGACCCGCTGGCCGGCAGCCGAATCACCCTGGCCGGGGTGGTCGCGAAGCCCACGGCGTCCGAACGCGACGAGGCGCGGGCGGCATACCTGGACGCGGTCCCCGCCGCCCGGCACTACCTGGACTTCAGCGACTTCAGCCTGTGGGTGCTACGAGTTCAGCGGGTGCGGTGGGTCGGCGGATACGGCCGGATGGACTCGGCCACCGGCGACCAGTACGCCACCGCTTCGCCGGATCCGGTTGCGCCGGCGGCCGCCCGGGCCCTCGCGCATCTCAACGCCGACCACGCGGACGCCCTGGCGGCCATGGCCCGGACCTTCGGCGGCTACCCCGACACCGACACGGCAATCTGTACCGGCGTCGACCGCTACGGCCTGGACCTGCGCGTGCATACCCCCCGCGGAGTGGCCTACACCCGGGTCGGGTTCCCGGCACGGCTGGAATCCGCGGACCAATTGCGTTCGGCCACAGCGGACTTGGCCCGCGCCGCGGAACCGGCTCGCGGAACCGGCTGTTGA